A part of Helicobacter ibis genomic DNA contains:
- the flgD gene encoding flagellar hook assembly protein FlgD, giving the protein MAISGVNNSLYGYNPYATNAFQASPLSDKITRDDSSSGGGTSSGNGTSSGGSTGSGGGTSSGGGTGSGGNTGSGGSTGSGGGTSSGGGTGSGGNTGSGGIVDPFPDKPTSGNKNELDNEAFMRLFLEQLKNQDPTAPMETQDILTQTAQLTQVESQTKMKEAMEEMTSAMKSMQETNEKTIEAQNKLIETQQKMLETMGILAGSIQDSSIIGGYNTVGMIGNIAETPFTALKVEKNEEIEFELYFDEPIDPTKGSPKITITDKDNNVIKEIDLAAKDEEGNYIYAGKSGYVEFKWDTTNSSGAYVGNGDYNVRAEYNLDDKTNKYKETQLGRGEVQSILFEGGVPYVKLGDKLTVPIIYVTSYYKKTGEGVDLPDLPKPDESGGGTGSGGDSSTDKKRRIV; this is encoded by the coding sequence ATGGCAATTTCTGGTGTTAATAATTCACTTTATGGTTACAACCCATATGCAACAAATGCGTTTCAGGCTAGTCCTCTAAGCGATAAAATAACTAGAGATGATTCATCTAGTGGTGGTGGCACAAGTTCAGGTAATGGAACAAGCTCTGGAGGAAGCACTGGAAGCGGTGGTGGAACAAGCTCTGGTGGTGGAACAGGCAGTGGAGGAAATACTGGATCTGGAGGAAGCACTGGAAGCGGTGGTGGAACAAGCTCTGGTGGTGGAACAGGCAGTGGAGGAAATACTGGAAGCGGTGGCATAGTAGATCCATTTCCAGATAAGCCAACTAGTGGAAACAAAAATGAGCTAGATAATGAAGCCTTTATGAGACTATTTTTAGAGCAACTAAAAAACCAAGATCCAACTGCACCAATGGAGACACAAGATATCCTAACTCAAACAGCACAGCTAACGCAAGTTGAATCTCAAACAAAAATGAAAGAAGCCATGGAAGAGATGACTTCAGCTATGAAATCTATGCAAGAGACAAATGAAAAAACCATCGAAGCTCAAAACAAGCTGATAGAGACTCAACAAAAAATGCTAGAGACAATGGGGATCTTAGCAGGAAGTATCCAAGATAGCTCAATTATAGGTGGCTATAACACAGTTGGTATGATAGGAAATATAGCAGAAACTCCATTTACAGCATTAAAGGTTGAAAAAAATGAAGAAATTGAATTTGAACTATACTTTGATGAGCCAATAGATCCAACTAAAGGTTCTCCAAAAATAACTATTACAGATAAAGACAATAATGTTATAAAAGAAATTGACCTTGCCGCAAAAGATGAAGAAGGAAATTATATATATGCAGGTAAGTCTGGCTATGTGGAGTTTAAATGGGATACTACAAATAGTAGTGGAGCTTATGTAGGTAATGGAGATTATAATGTAAGGGCTGAATATAATCTAGATGATAAAACAAATAAATACAAAGAAACCCAACTTGGAAGAGGAGAGGTGCAAAGTATTTTATTTGAAGGTGGGGTACCCTATGTGAAGCTTGGAGATAAACTAACCGTGCCTATTATATATGTTACTTCATACTATAAAAAAACAGGCGAAGGAGTTGATTTGCCGGACTTGCCAAAACCAGATGAAAGTGGTGGTGGAACTGGAAGTGGAGGAGATTCGTCTACTGACAAAAAAAGAAGAATAGTCTAG